The following proteins are encoded in a genomic region of Diadema setosum chromosome 18, eeDiaSeto1, whole genome shotgun sequence:
- the LOC140241770 gene encoding uncharacterized protein isoform X2: MDETGKGVGCESHKVDSRDAAEGISSENLKTNLKESSEGTSCEVLKVNSADALSTRNQSNSASDGASIDSANSESKGVLSGNLSSLGAMENGDKDHTLVPLAKPYEEESNVMQSNISASAGDDVDRASTPCKDKDTALSLQESEKDCSEKIEDAECISDDRPLLETGGDGENGARNSTTAPGTKLTADDRVQSEPEQTGPPPQTAENLDDDGSEEKKDGDGDVIAAAETDENTIMDEVPLPLEESMRSSCLPESGQQQETVMPSGEEFTLPSDQPSSIHQEEGENQQTSLSPSQMTQGASTCSLPLTDDAINDSTSKLLKVEDSVNNNIQTSDASCDNSQFGELVESQENKSVIPDLPKTSSQAPDVKQCVVPSIEISESSKERSTLLQYLGLQPVQDSQKLPTKDPADQADSSKRKSPFGLSFCESFSNMPSLDIMSTYDMTRSSHMSPFEASSEGSRSPEPPIILAETPVVGSSPPRHDPDVIESAVTDLAPQNTMQPCGRDDLVSDDWNSSSKDFNVPSQIPCHKKVENLRNKLPENGGLNAEITFTKSGKTDYIPPTFSPSKSKPNSLHVPTVTVPCPHCHRTFKNRNQLRGHLRWHIHDPVNLLPGRWQKESAYTGSESSSLGKRAPSTFQSSRQHAYDAGKCDSKTETVREKTLQKPSKSVDGAVTCNLCQKVFGTSLKLRGHMLVHKNKKKQHWKRRQHWKKGPSRMFESAVHQCEVCSKVFATELKLRGHMMSHTREVHPRSKGVKRLGSVITENSETCGDCSSSTDKSEHGMKKQAYKCETCLKAFPTFRQLNGHKGVHSSKWKLANDLHQVGRPPRVKGVPQSLEGRDRTGQDTMQQDNSLSGTSFASQSLIPEESGRTHATAENHPEANRKPDVIQGKPKKLCTSLKYQMQGKVFKCSHCYLVFATRHRVRKHLFKVHSTIAEEGKSFTEEKVDGCKFCEVFKKRGRGRPKRGENTLIRCVHGKMVVGYNLSNNFEKERRKIRLTSNKLKNVTSLDVAMMPENVIQQKCSVKLNPVNVETIEEKEGAQDDSPQTVTQQSKTANPLPEIKRRGRPPKLQKKILRLPKGQKPQGAKSRAQSRLSRDGAMHRTIPSFRKHARSRKEMAYLGRHLKTGWDPKKQRFIGRPYTCHLCKMSYRSERQLCSHMRSHDINIFDLAELPADQRGIHFKSDKDVEEMSDENQVIGATKTSDSPGSSSMVGSSQNGTPDVHLSKVTSPGVGNTCFVCKKEFDSDNMFHQHLLGRHNKRCSKEWMKQTYGFGMRSKITNSEDQCESRDSDESKPTLTETLKSSDNVYVIDKISAGSYQGTGVFSNLQQKAPDKIDTTLQGQVTNGKDPTQEDVRDVEQLHKLGNTAHVDAGTVLAPPKKGDVLNAVINRLSQSSKVSQVRQEITTCTEEQQTNHGTRREGHTEKLDFKCDSCTKAFNTRQKLVLHSRIHKPKVPTIMDHVEYANQRDITASLPEVPSEDDKLEHNNTLNDNKVDDSESVDAIPVLHFVYNCTECPKKFTSNHRFVNHLKMHRKSTGAHATTFVTKSVENHQATRPVEEITTQETKETLSEEHELQEESREGNDGQNMAYSSTNDETTFTESQKQNCTNNIESVSEQSGDKDSPSKACEIRQNDSSNRPRLLLKIDAATMQRLHDCPDCPKAFKSRRQLASHRKLHDIQQMCELPEEDTATEDTCAEQRCANLQKSLTMSVDETNTSSREMKTAQLQGGERVYGESIYSFTNEDETVSSLNDTAPASDVFSQDQYAPCKICDKVMKKTQLGGHMKSHTKGLLTRLSTPLPSQTNTGQEISHVVRHQEHNEECMDAGNISSTCYEQMPRQNDDHVSNKTVNTATLSEMPYAEAEACQESEVCKDMPPGADNYPEVNNQGDESFKCDVCNVQYGQYEQLTQHMKTHVGVYPPSVNSALPETMNDGESMPGIAPTSKPTQVTGCLPRKVYPCDLCGFSFYSFRQFRVHISQAHGGKFQYRLMIQQKEAAEAGAFSGEPEAVNKTHPHKCDVCGRRFKRLALLIYHLNKLHKGWKQRLCMMNVRSRPRQSQVSAPSASSVSGSQSKTGTDQTDLPFTCELCGKSFRMKVQLCGHMKTHGRVGHSPIKISPLKTKGKYTLRKRGKPDFRLSDDWILDMGDEPVVFDNMLAMQQVPQGPQMTDKAMSMNATSSGTPFASMYTHSQLQRPLSGSKKLVPHFQGQDMAYQMPMAAKNMPISPPLTAEKVSVPPPPPDPSKFITMQMEPLLQQMLHRCLLCHSYFSSQESAVLHCKEVHFKKKVKPSAQSGPLHMSSHPLGRSHPAKPQAMATVRPSTFNKVVTPPPSPNFPPSHNQQTSLPFAGTLPNSARSNIPSSVPSAKTISQTPFNEMLYHVETTDGQTRYVCNTCHSTFLHYNFLMSHLAEHNHLAYTCLQCGYATYSEKDYQLHCQLHDGQISKRDRAVRPKPPTKPATKTAGPFPKAVATCHICQRSFVNLKGLQAHMVLHSANFSSISERRNESKRVPRKAEVLPQQSFLEVHPEPLPLTRVVEEQTEALDLSVKPVSNIPDSPCDEVLDLSINSRSTSNKAPSPSPSPSPAPSPVPMKDPPQLPPVIIQMKSPATTLPDVCQVEEKEQPVNDPTPPPVVEPAPSRKVKNSIRLVGAIDVDVASLENKYSVVTDLLDTDSDISPDLPPSNGRDSPSVNAEGDEVGAKSPKKFRTYKCSMCQYSTDFKDSMERHEQKHRKFLTLACHQCSYRTPEKRLMLRHVLTIHEKQKPYQCKLCHYSSAYKHHLKRHHTKRHQQPLHTCAQCEFTCDDAHELELHSATHTEPKIYKCKVCAMTFDNSKLLKSHKQTFHKKKKNKKGSHHEGHSASSQGESSESTQATEKEDVPSPTTDEPVVLKYPCKLCTYQTNDQSDLTKHLMQNHFGGPTKEGLGDVCTTAQCPQCGYLTGKDQLKVHMQIHDSGELFNCEQCLFKASSQEDLDTHVQEKHKVKASAKLMCKMCGAHFWDADDMKQHTEMHLKDSAISVKNPFLCNMCPLKLMNRRDALRHLQLHTDRYPFKCRHCIFSCFTKASLQRHLVIHRHTNKPKSHVIVRKNSRKSLSTGSHGSSGSSTSVPSDDRKGWKKNQSTTC, translated from the exons ATGGATGAGACAGGCAAAGGAGTGGGCTGTGAGAGCCACAAGGTAGACTCAAGGGATGCAGCTGAAGGAATCAGTTCTGAGAACCTCAAGACAAACCTCAAGGAGTCATCCGAAGGAACCAGCTGTGAGGTCCTCAAGGTAAACTCAGCGGATGCATTATCAACTAGAAACCAAAGCAACAGTGCCTCTGATGGTGCTTCCATTGATTCTGCAAATTCAGAAAGCAAAGGAGTCCTGAGTGGGAATTTAAGCTCTCTAGGTGCCATGGAAAATGGAGACAAAGATCACACTCTTGTACCCTTGGCTAAACCGTATGAAGAGGAGTCCAACGTGATGCAATCAAACATTTCTGCTTCTGCTGGAGATGATGTGGATAGGGCTTCGACGCCATGCAAGGACAAGGACACTGCTTTGTCTCTTCAAGAGTCAGAGAAAGACTGTAGTGAAAAGATAGAAGATGCGGAATGTATCAGTGACGACAGACCTCTTTTAGAAACTGGAGGAGATGGTGAGAATGGTGCCAGGAACTCAACCACAGCTCCAGGTACTAAGTTGACAGCAGATGACAGAGTACAGAGTGAGCCGGAACAGACTGGCCCTCCTCCACAGACTGCCGAAAACCTAGATGATGATGGaagtgaagaaaagaaagacggTGATGGAGATGTTATTGCAGCTGCAGAGACAGATGAAAATACTATAATG GATGAGGTGCCTTTACCACTGGAAGAAAGCATGAGGTCAAGTTGTCTTCCTGAGTCAGGACAGCAGCAAGAGACAGTCATGCCTTCCGGGGAGGAATTCACTCTTCCTTCAGACCAGCCTTCCAGTATTCATcaggaagaaggagaaaatcAGCAAACTTCTCTAAGTCCATCCCAGATGACCCAAGGTGCTTCCACATGTAGTCTTCCTCTAACAGATGATGCAATCAATGATTCTACCAGTAAACTTTTGAAAGTTGAAGACTCAGTCAACAACAATATTCAGACATCTGATGCTTCATGTGACAACAGCCAATTTGGGGAACTTGTTGAATCACAGGAGAATAAGAGTGTCATTCCAGACTTACCAAAAACTTCGAGTCAAGCTCCTGATGTTAAACAGTGTGTTGTGCCTTCGATAGAGATCAGTGAAAGTAGCAAAGAACGCTCAACACTTCTGCAGTATCTTGGACTCCAACCTGTGCAGGACAGTCAGAAATTGCCTACCAAGGACCCTGCAGATCAGGCTGATTCATCCAAGAGGAAGTCACCCTTTGGCCTCAGCTTCTGTGAGTCCTTCAGTAATATGCCAAGCCTGGACATTATGAGCACTTACGACATGACACGCAGTTCTCACATGTCACCATTTGAAGCAAGCAGCGAAGGTAGCCGCTCTCCTGAGCCACCAATTATTCTTGCAGAAACACCTGTTGTTGGTTCCTCACCCCCAAGACATGACCCTGATGTTATTGAGTCAGCTGTAACAGACTTGGCCCCCCAAAACACCATGCAACCATGTGGAAGAGATGACCTAGTTTCGGACGATTGGAATTCCAGTAGCAAGGACTTTAATGTACCATCACAAATTCCTTGTCACAAGAAAGTTGAAAATCTCCGCAATAAACTACCGGAGAATGGAGGACTAAATGCAGAGATTACCTTTACAAAGTCAGGCAAAACAGACTACATACCACCAACATTTTCACCCTCTAAGTCAAAACCAAATAGTCTCCACGTACCTACAGTGACTGTTCCATGTCCCCATTGTCATCGTACCTTCAAAAACAGGAATCAGCTGAGAGGACATCTGCGGTGGCATATTCATGATCCAGTAAACTTGCTACCAGGGAGATGGCAGAAAGAAAGTGCTTACACTGGATCTGAATCTTCTTCTCTGGGCAAGAGAGCACCTTCTACTTTCCAGAGTTCCAGACAACATGCTTATGATGCTGGAAAGTGTGACTCTAAGACTGAAACTGTTCGTGAGAAAACTCTCCAAAAGCCGTCAAAAAGTGTTGATGGTGCAGTCACCTGCAATCTCTGTCAGAAGGTGTTCGGAACATCTTTGAAGTTGAGAGGACACATGCTagttcacaaaaacaaaaagaaacaacattGGAAAAGACGTCAACACTGGAAGAAGGGACCTAGCAGAATGTTTGAGTCTGCTGTACATCAATGTGAAGTCTGTTCCAAGGTCTTTGCTACAGAGCTTAAACTTCGAGGTCACATGATGTCTCACACCAGAGAGGTCCATCCCAGGAGCAAAGGTGTAAAAAGATTAGGAAGTGTAATCACAGAGAATTCTGAAACTTGTGGTGACTGTTCATCATCAACAGACAAAAGTGAGCATGGAATGAAAAAGCAAGCATACAAATGTGAGACGTGTTTGAAAGCATTCCCAACTTTCAGGCAACTCAATGGGCACAAGGGTGTCCATTCTTCAAAGTGGAAGCTTGCAAATGATCTTCATCAAGTTGGAAGGCCACCAAGAGTGAAAGGGGTCCCTCAGTCACTTGAGGGACGGGATAGGACAGGACAGGATACAATGCAACAGGACAACTCGCTATCTGGTACCTCCTTTGCATCACAAAGTCTTATTCCTGAAGAAAGTGGAAGAACTCATGCAACTGCAGAGAACCACCCAGAAGCCAACAGGAAACCAGATGTGATTCAGGGAAAACCCAAGAAGCTTTGCACATCTCTGAAGTACCAAATGCAAGGCAAGGTGTTTAAATGCAGTCACTGTTATTTGGTATTTGCCACAAGACATAGAGTGCGGAAGCATTTATTCAAGGTACACTCCACTATTGCTGAAGAAGGCAAATCCTTTACTGAAGAAAAGGTAGATGGATGCAAGTTTTGTGAAGTGTTCAAAAAGCGAGGGAGGGGACGTCCAAAGCGTGGGGAAAATACCCTTATTAGGTGCGTTCATGGCAAAATGGTTGTAGGCTACAATCTGTCAAACAATTTCGAAAAAGAAAGGCGAAAAATCAGACTGACttcaaacaaactaaaaaatgTCACTTCCCTGGATGTTGCAATGATGCCAGAAAATGTCATACAGCAGAAATGTAGTGTCAAATTGAATCCTGTGAATGTTGAGACCATCGAAGAAAAAGAGGGAGCTCAAGATGATTCTCCACAAACTGTGACACAGCAGAGTAAGACAGCAAATCCATTACCAGAGATCAAACGAAGGGGTCGTCCTCCAAAACTGCAAAAGAAAATTCTGCGGTTACCTAAAGGTCAGAAACCACAAGGTGCTAAGAGTAGGGCTCAGTCAAGGCTAAGCCGTGATGGAGCTATGCATCGTACAATTCCTTCATTCAGGAAGCATGCTAGATCAAGAAAGGAAATGGCTTACCTTGGTAGACATCTGAAGACTGGCTGGGACCCAAAGAAACAACGCTTCATTGGCCGCCCGTACACATGCCACTTGTGCAAAATGTCTTACAGAAGTGAGCGCCAGCTGTGCAGTCATATGAGAAGCCATGATATTAACATCTTTGACCTTGCAGAACTACCTGCTGATCAGCGGGGCATTCATTTTAAGAGTGACAAAGATGTGGAAGAGATGTCTGATGAGAATCAAGTGATAGGAGCCACCAAGACAAGTGATTCTCCAGGAAGTTCCTCTATGGTGGGTTCCTCTCAAAATGGGACACCTGATGTGCACCTATCAAAAGTTACAAGTCCTGGCGTTGGAAATACATGCTTTGTGTGCAAAAAGGAATTTGATAGTGACAATATGTTTCATCAGCATCTGCTTGGTCGCCATAACAAGAGGTGCAGCAAAGAATGGATGAAGCAGACATATGGCTTTGGAATGAGAAGCAAGATTACCAATTCTGAGGATCAGTGTGAGAGTCGAGACAGTGACGAGAGTAAACCAACATTGACAGAAACCCTTAAAAGCAGTGACAATGTTTATGTTATTGACAAGATAAGTGCGGGAAGCTACCAAGGAACTGGAGTGTTCAGTAATCTCCAGCAGAAGGCTCCTGACAAAATAGACACGACTTTGCAAGGGCAAGTAACCAATGGTAAAGACCCTACCCAGGAAGATGTCAGAGATGTTGAGCAATTGCATAAGCTTGGGAACACAGCTCATGTTGATGCAGGAACTGTTCTTGCACCTCCAAAGAAGGGTGATGTTCTTAATGCAGTCATTAATCGGCTTTCTCAGTCATCAAAAGTGTCCCAGGTCAGACAAGAGATTACAACTTGTACAGAAGAGCAACAGACTAATCATGGGACAAGAAGAGAAGGTCACACTGAGAAGCTTGATTTCAAATGTGACAGCTGCACCAAGGCATTTAACACAAGGCAGAAACTTGTTCTTCACTCTCGAATTCACAAACCAAAAGTGCCCACCATTATGGACCATGTTGAATATGCAAACCAAAGAGACATTACAGCATCACTACCAGAGGTCCCATCAGAAGATGACAAGCTTGAACACAACAACACACTGAATGATAACAAAGTGGATGATTCAGAGTCTGTGGATGCCATACCAGTGCTTCATTTTGTCTATAATTGTACTGAATGTCCAAAGAAGTTTACATCAAACCACAGGTTTGTCAATCATTTAAAGATGCATAGAAAGAGTACAGGAGCCCATGCTACTACCTTTGTCACAAAATCAGTTGAGAATCATCAAGCAACTCGGCCTGTAGAAGAAATTACCACTCAAGAGACAAAGGAAACCCTCTCAGAAGAGCATGAGCTACAGGAAGAAAGCAGAGAAGGAAATGACGGTCAAAACATGGCATATTCCAGCACTAATGATGAGACAACATTCACTGAGTCTCAGAAGCAGAATTGTACAAACAACATTGAAAGTGTGTCTGAACAGAGTGGAGACAAGGATTCACCTTCAAAGGCATGTGAGATACGGCAGAATGATTCTAGTAATCGACCACGTCTTCTGCTGAAAATTGATGCAGCCACCATGCAGCGCCTTCATGATTGCCCAGATTGTCCCAAAGCATTTAAGAGTCGACGCCAGCTGGCTAGTCATAGAAAACTCCATGATATACAACAGATGTGTGAGCTGCCAGAAGAAGACACAGCAACAGAGGACACATGTGCAGAACAAAGATGTGCAAATCTGCAGAAATCTCTTACAATGTCTGTTGATGAAACCAATACATCTTCTCGTGAGATGAAAACAGCACAATTGCAAGGTGGTGAAAGAGTCTATGGGGAGAGCATTTACAGCTTCACGAATGAAGATGAGACAGTTTCTTCACTTAATGATACAGCTCCTGCTTCGGATGTGTTCTCTCAAGATCAGTATGCTCCGTGCAAGATCTGTGATAAGGTCATGAAGAAGACTCAGCTGGGAGGCCACATGAAGTCACACACCAAAGGCTTACTCACAAGATTGTCGACTCCTCTTCCATCACAGACTAACACTGGCCAAGAAATTAGTCATGTTGTCAGACACCAGGAACACAATGAGGAATGCATGGATGCTGGAAATATTTCAAGCACCTGTTATGAGCAGATGCCAAGACAGAATGATGATCATGTATCTAACAAAACTGTTAACACTGCAACATTGAGTGAGATGCCTTATGCTGAAGCTGAAGCCTGTCAAGAATCAGAGGTGTGTAAGGACATGCCTCCAGGAGCAGACAATTACCCTGAAGTGAATAACCAAGGAGATGAGTCCTTCAAGTGTGATGtttgcaatgtacagtatgGGCAGTATGAACAACTTACCCagcacatgaaaacacatgtcGGTGTATATCCACCTTCTGTCAACTCTGCTTTGCCAGAAACAATGAATGATGGTGAATCTATGCCAGGTATTGCCCCCACATCAAAGCCAACGCAAGTGACAGGCTGTCTTCCGCGCAAGGTATACCCCTGTGACCTTTGTggcttttcattttattcattccGTCAGTTCCGGGTGCACATTAGCCAGGCTCACGGTGGCAAATTCCAGTATCGTCTCATGATCCAACAAAAGGAGGCTGCAGAGGCAGGTGCCTTCAGTGGTGAACCAGAAGCAGTCAACAAGACCCATCCTCACAAGTGTGATGTTTGTGGCAGGCGATTCAAGCGGCTTGCTCTGCTGATATACCATCTGAACAAACTGCACAAGGGTTGGAAGCAGAGGTTGTGCATGATGAATGTGAGAAGCAGACCCCGACAATCTCAAGTGTCAGCACCCAGTGCCTCTTCAGTGAGTGGCTCCCAGTCCAAAACGGGAACAGATCAAACAGATCTGCCATTTACTTGTGAGTTGTGTGGCAAGAGCTTCCGAATGAAGGTGCAGCTTTGTGGTCACATGAAGACACATGGCAGAGTCGGTCATTCTCCCATCAAAATTTCCCCCTTGAAGACCAAAGGAAAATACACACTGAGGAAAAGGGGAAAACCAGACTTCCGTCTAAGTGATGACTGGATTCTAGATATGGGTGATGAACCTGTAGTCTTTGACAACATGTTAGCAATGCAGCAAGTTCCACAGGGACCTCAAATGACTGACAAAGCAATGAGCATGAATGCCACATCATCAGGAACTCCATTTGCATCTATGTATACTCACAGTCAGCTGCAGAGGCCTTTATCTGGATCAAAGAAACTTGTACCACACTTTCAAGGACAAGATATGGCTTACCAAATGCCTATGGCAGCAAAGAATATGCCCATCTCTCCACCCCTGACAGCAGAGAAGGTTTCTGTGCCTCCCCCACCTCCTGACCCAAGTAAATTCATCACGATGCAAATGGAACCATTACTTCAGCAGATGCTCCATAGATGTCTGCTATGCCACTCTTACTTCAGCTCCCAGGAGAGTGCAGTTCTTCACTGCAAGGAAGTGCACTTTAAAAAGAAAGTCAAACCCTCTGCACAAAGTGGTCCACTGCATATGTCTTCTCACCCCTTAGGGCGCAGTCATCCAGCCAAACCACAAGCCATGGCAACAGTTCGACCAAGCACATTCAACAAAGTGGTCACCCCACCACCCTCCCCAAATTTTCCACCAAGTCACAATCAGCAAACTTCACTTCCATTTGCAGGGACATTGCCAAATTCTGCAAGGAGCAATATTCCATCATCTGTCCCCTCAGCCAAGACTATCAGTCAGACTCCATTCAATGAAATGCTCTATCACGTGGAAACAACAGATGGTCAGACACGGTATGTGTGCAACACATGCCATTCAACATTTCTGCATTACAATTTCTTGATGAGTCACCTCGCTGAGCATAACCACTTGGCATACACGTGCCTCCAGTGTGGATATGCCACCTATTCAGAGAAGGATTACCAATTGCATTGTCAGCTTCATGATGGCCAGATTTCCAAGAGAGATAGGGCAGTGAGACCTAAACCACCAACCAAGCCAGCAACCAAGACAGCAGGGCCATTCCCAAAAGCAGTTGCAACATGCCACATCTGTCAGCGTTCTTTTGTAAATCTCAAGGGCCTGCAGGCACATATGGTGTTACATTCTGCAAACTTCAGCAGCATATCTGAGAGGAGGAATGAATCCAAAAGAGTTCCAAGGAAAGCTGAAGTACTTCCTCAGCAAAGTTTTCTAGAAGTTCACCCAGAACCTTTGCCATTGACCAGGGTTGTGGAGGAGCAGACAGAAGCCCTGGATCTGAGTGTCAAACCAGTTAGCAACATCCCTGACTCCCCATGTGATGAAGTACTTGACTTGAGCATCAATTCCAGGAGTACATCTAACAAGGCACCAAGTCCAAGCCCAAGTCCAAGTCCAGCACCCAGCCCAGTTCCCATGAAGGACCCTCCTCAACTCCCTCCAGTCATCATCCAAATGAAAAGTCCAGCAACAACTCTGCCAGATGTTTGTCAAGTAGAAGAAAAGGAGCAACCTGTGAATGACCCAACACCACCACCAGTAGTGGAACCTGCCCCCTCAAGGAAGGTAAAGAACAGCATACGCCTTGTTGGGGCAATTGATGTTGATGTTGCCAGTCTGGAGAACAAGTACAGCGTTGTAACTGATCTACTTGATACAGACAGTGACATATCACCAGACTTGCCTCCGTCAAATGGAAGGGACTCGCCTTCTGTAAATGCTGAAGGTGATGAAGTTGGTGCTAAGTCACCAAAGAAGTTTAGGACTTACAAATGTTCAATGTGTCAGTACTCCACAGACTTCAAAGACTCAATGGAGCGCCATGAGCAGAAGCACAGAAAATTTCTCACCTTGGCATGCCACCAGTGCAGTTATCGGACACCAGAGAAGAGGTTAATGCTCAGGCATGTGCTTACAATTCATGAGAAACAAAAGCCCTACCAGTGCAAACTGTGCCACTACTCATCAGCATACAAACACCACTTGAAGCGTCACCATACCAAGCGTCACCAACAGCCTCTTCATACCTGTGCCCAGTGTGAGTTTACCTGTGATGATGCGCATGAACTTGAACTCCATTCTGCCACTCATACAGAACCTAAGATCTACAAGTGCAAGGTGTGTGCTATGACATTCGACAACAGTAAACTTTTGAAGTCTCATAAGCAGACTTTtcataagaagaaaaagaacaaaaagggcaGTCATCATGAGGGCCACTCGGCTTCCAGCCAGGGGGAATCATCAGAGTCCACACAGGCAACTGAAAAGGAGGATGTACCCAGTCCTACTACAGATGAGCCTGTTGTACTCAAGTATCCATGCAAATTGTGCACTTACCAGACTAATGATCAAAGTGACCTTACTAAACATCTGATGCAAAATCACTTTGGCGGTCCAACCAAAGAAGGATTGGGTGATGTGTGCACCACAGCGCAGTGCCCCCAATGTGGCTACCTGACCGGGAAGGACCAACTTAAAGTCCATATGCAGATCCATGACAGCGGGGAGCTCTTCAACTGTGAGCAGTGTCTCTTTAAGGCTTCCAGCCAGGAGGACCTGGATACTCATGTGCAGGAGAAGCACAAAGTGAAGGCAAGTGCCAAGCTGATGTGCAAGATGTGTGGTGCACATTTCTGGGATGCAGATGACATGAAGCAGCACACTGAGATGCACCTCAAGGACTCTGCCATCTCAGTGAAGAATCCCTTTCTCTGCAACATGTGTCCATTGAAGCTGATGAACCGGAGGGATGCCCTGCGTCACCTCCAGCTCCACACTGACAGGTACCCCTTCAAGTGTCGCCACTGCATCTTTTCCTGCTTCACCAAGGCCTCGCTGCAACGTCATCTTGTGAtccacagacacacaaacaagccAAAATCTCACGTCATCGTCCGCAAGAACAGTCGAAAGAGTCTCTCAACGGGCAGTCACGGGTCTAGCGGCAGCAGTACAAGTGTGCCATCAGATGATCGCAAAGGCTGGAAGAAAAATCAGAGCA CTACATGTTAA